A window from Pseudomonas moraviensis encodes these proteins:
- a CDS encoding DUF1652 domain-containing protein, whose translation MMNLAQLRARLEHSFAPLACECSVDGDHSLTVKLYHPDSGQVDLVISGLDLASLRTPEAVEALVGELRYELESNSLRSSRDPDLA comes from the coding sequence ATGATGAATCTTGCGCAGTTGCGCGCTCGGCTCGAGCACAGTTTTGCGCCGCTTGCTTGTGAGTGTTCGGTGGATGGTGATCATTCGCTGACGGTCAAGTTGTATCACCCGGATTCGGGGCAGGTGGATCTGGTGATCAGTGGCCTGGATCTGGCTTCGCTGCGTACGCCGGAGGCGGTTGAGGCGTTGGTGGGTGAGTTGCGGTATGAGCTTGAGAGCAATTCTTTGCGCTCGTCGCGGGATCCGGATTTGGCTTAG